Proteins encoded within one genomic window of Solibaculum mannosilyticum:
- the mobV gene encoding MobV family relaxase: MAQHAILRFEKHKGNPARPLEAHHERQKEQYASNPDIDTSRSKYNFHIVKPEGRYYHFIQSRIEQAGCRTRRDSTRFVDTLITASPEFFKKKSPKEIQEFFQRAADFLIGRVGKENIVSAVVHMDEKTPHLHLVFVPLTEDNRLCAKEIIGNRANLTKWQDDFHAYMVEKYPDLERGESASKTGRKHIPTRLFKQAVNLSKQARAIEATLGDITPFNAGKKKEEALSLLKKWFPQMENFSGQLKKYKVTINDLLAENEQLEARAKASEKGKMKDTMERAKLESELKDIQRLVDRIPPEVLAELKRQQRHTRER, encoded by the coding sequence ATGGCACAACACGCAATTTTGCGATTTGAAAAACACAAGGGCAATCCGGCAAGACCGCTGGAAGCCCATCACGAACGGCAAAAGGAACAGTACGCCAGCAATCCCGACATTGACACCAGCCGGAGCAAGTACAATTTCCACATCGTCAAGCCGGAGGGACGCTATTACCACTTCATTCAAAGCCGCATTGAACAAGCTGGCTGCCGCACCCGCAGGGACAGCACCCGTTTTGTGGATACGCTGATTACCGCCAGCCCGGAATTTTTTAAGAAGAAGTCCCCAAAGGAGATACAGGAATTTTTCCAGAGGGCGGCTGATTTCTTAATCGGGCGTGTAGGGAAAGAAAATATCGTGTCGGCGGTGGTACACATGGACGAGAAAACGCCCCACCTGCATTTGGTCTTTGTCCCTCTGACAGAGGACAACCGCCTGTGTGCAAAGGAGATTATAGGGAATAGAGCCAACCTCACAAAATGGCAGGACGATTTTCACGCCTATATGGTGGAGAAATATCCCGACTTGGAGCGTGGGGAAAGTGCCAGCAAGACAGGCAGGAAGCATATCCCCACCCGTCTGTTCAAGCAGGCGGTCAATCTCTCCAAACAGGCAAGAGCCATTGAAGCCACGCTGGGCGATATTACCCCGTTCAACGCCGGAAAGAAAAAAGAGGAAGCCCTCTCCCTGCTGAAAAAATGGTTTCCGCAGATGGAGAACTTCTCCGGTCAGCTCAAAAAATACAAGGTTACAATAAACGACCTTTTAGCAGAAAATGAACAGTTGGAAGCCAGAGCCAAAGCCAGCGAAAAGGGCAAGATGAAAGATACGATGGAACGGGCAAAGCTGGAAAGCGAGCTGAAAGACATTCAGCGGCTGGTAGACCGTATCCCGCCGGAGGTGCTGGCAGAACTGAAACGGCAACAGCGGCACACAAGGGAACGGTGA
- a CDS encoding recombinase family protein, giving the protein MNNRIDAIYARQSVDKKDSISIESQIEFCKYELKGGNCKEYTDKGYSGKNTERPKFQELVRDIKRGLIAKVVVYKLDRISRSILDFANMMELFQQYNVEFVSSTEKFDTSTPMGRAMLNICIVFAQLERETIQKRVTDAYYSRSQRGFKMGGKAPYGFHTEPIKMDGINTKKLVVNPEEAANIRLMFEMYAQPTTSYGDITRYFAEQGILFNGKELIRPTLAQMLRNPVYVQADLDVYEFFKSQGAVLVNDAADFTGMNGCYLYQGRDVKPSKKNDLKDQMLVLAPHEGIVPSEIWLTCRKKLMNNMKIQSARKATHTWLAGKIKCGNCGYALMSINNPVGKQYLRCTKRLDNKSCAGCGKIITSELEAVVYQQMVKKLASYKTLTGRKKAAKANPKIAALQVELAHVDGEIEKLVDSLTGANNVLLSYVNVKIAELDGRKQELLARIAELTVEAISPEQVNQISGYLDTWENVSFDDKRRVVDLMITTIAATSDSLNITWKI; this is encoded by the coding sequence ATGAACAATCGAATAGACGCAATCTATGCAAGACAATCGGTAGACAAAAAGGATAGCATTTCCATTGAAAGCCAGATTGAATTTTGCAAATATGAGTTGAAAGGCGGTAACTGCAAGGAATACACAGACAAGGGGTACAGCGGCAAGAACACAGAACGTCCGAAGTTTCAAGAACTGGTGCGGGACATCAAGCGGGGCTTGATTGCAAAAGTCGTGGTTTACAAACTCGACCGTATCAGCCGTTCCATTCTGGACTTCGCAAACATGATGGAGCTGTTCCAGCAGTACAATGTAGAGTTTGTGTCCTCTACGGAAAAGTTTGATACCTCCACCCCGATGGGGCGGGCGATGCTGAATATCTGTATCGTGTTCGCCCAGCTTGAACGGGAAACCATACAGAAGCGGGTAACGGACGCTTATTACTCCCGCAGCCAACGTGGTTTCAAAATGGGTGGGAAAGCCCCCTACGGCTTCCATACCGAGCCGATCAAGATGGACGGTATCAACACAAAAAAGCTGGTGGTAAACCCGGAGGAAGCGGCAAATATCCGGCTGATGTTTGAGATGTACGCCCAGCCCACCACCTCCTACGGGGACATTACCCGGTACTTTGCCGAACAGGGGATTTTATTCAACGGTAAAGAACTGATACGCCCCACGCTGGCGCAGATGTTACGCAATCCCGTCTATGTGCAGGCAGACCTTGATGTGTACGAGTTTTTCAAAAGTCAAGGGGCAGTCCTGGTCAATGACGCTGCCGATTTTACCGGCATGAATGGCTGCTATCTGTATCAAGGGCGGGATGTGAAGCCCAGCAAAAAGAACGACTTGAAAGACCAAATGCTGGTGCTGGCTCCCCATGAGGGCATTGTCCCCTCCGAAATCTGGCTGACCTGCCGCAAGAAGCTGATGAACAACATGAAAATCCAGTCTGCCCGAAAAGCCACCCATACATGGCTGGCGGGAAAAATCAAGTGCGGGAACTGCGGGTATGCCCTTATGAGCATTAACAATCCTGTGGGAAAGCAATATCTCCGCTGCACAAAACGGCTGGATAACAAGAGCTGTGCCGGGTGTGGGAAAATCATCACTTCGGAACTGGAAGCGGTTGTTTATCAGCAGATGGTAAAGAAGCTGGCAAGCTACAAGACATTGACAGGCAGAAAGAAAGCGGCAAAGGCAAACCCGAAAATCGCCGCCCTGCAAGTGGAGCTTGCTCATGTGGACGGCGAGATTGAAAAGCTGGTGGACAGTCTAACGGGCGCAAACAATGTCCTGCTCTCCTATGTGAATGTGAAGATAGCAGAACTGGACGGGCGCAAGCAGGAACTTCTGGCGAGGATAGCGGAACTAACGGTGGAAGCCATTAGCCCGGAACAGGTCAACCAGATTTCCGGCTACCTCGACACTTGGGAGAATGTATCCTTTGACGACAAGCGGCGGGTGGTAGACTTGATGATTACCACCATAGCCGCCACAAGCGACAGCTTGAATATCACATGGAAAATCTGA
- a CDS encoding DUF5104 domain-containing protein — MKRIFLFLLLAALSLCFTSCYFSLTGLTGPHKLERFFDNDAQVAEDTLEKLLSAIENKDEAGLKELFSQKAIAEDPDLDESILRLFDFFQGEILSYDDWGGPFSGMSRNGDGNSYKYLESTCDVETSKQNYRFAVQQFTIDTANPDNIGISSLYVILFEDTDEQYAYLGDGEWAPGINVVTE, encoded by the coding sequence ATGAAAAGAATATTTCTTTTTCTATTGTTAGCTGCGCTTTCATTGTGTTTCACCTCCTGTTATTTTTCATTGACAGGTCTTACAGGGCCACATAAACTGGAACGTTTTTTTGACAATGACGCTCAAGTTGCCGAGGATACTCTTGAGAAATTACTCAGCGCTATTGAAAACAAAGACGAGGCAGGTTTAAAAGAACTGTTTTCACAAAAAGCTATCGCAGAGGATCCTGATCTGGACGAAAGCATTTTAAGGCTATTCGATTTTTTCCAAGGAGAAATATTGTCATATGATGATTGGGGCGGGCCTTTCTCTGGAATGAGCAGGAATGGTGATGGAAATAGTTATAAGTATTTGGAGTCGACCTGTGACGTCGAAACAAGCAAGCAAAACTATCGTTTTGCAGTCCAACAGTTCACCATTGACACAGCTAATCCAGATAATATTGGTATTTCATCCTTGTATGTCATTCTTTTCGAGGATACGGACGAGCAATATGCCTATTTGGGTGATGGTGAATGGGCACCGGGAATTAATGTAGTAACTGAATAG
- a CDS encoding phosphatase PAP2 family protein — protein MGAESQILDFIQEHLKCGFLDTVLPFITKLGNGGILWIVCTVVFLMIPKTRRIGLAMAVSLALEVICCNIILKPLVARIRPCDIDTAVQLLVNRPTDFSFPSGHAGASFAAVSVLYFEKKRLWIPAGVIAVLIAFSRLYLYVHYPSDVLAGAMIGIMLGWVAVFVTNKIGVKSMNSCS, from the coding sequence ATGGGAGCTGAATCACAAATTCTTGATTTTATTCAGGAACATCTGAAGTGTGGCTTTCTGGATACAGTGCTGCCGTTTATTACAAAGCTCGGCAATGGAGGGATCCTTTGGATCGTCTGTACGGTAGTATTTCTTATGATCCCGAAAACTCGTAGAATTGGATTGGCAATGGCAGTGAGCCTTGCTTTAGAGGTAATTTGCTGTAATATAATTTTGAAACCGCTGGTCGCTCGAATCCGTCCCTGTGATATAGATACGGCTGTACAACTCCTGGTGAACAGACCTACAGATTTTTCTTTTCCATCGGGCCATGCAGGAGCCTCGTTTGCCGCAGTGTCTGTATTATACTTTGAGAAAAAAAGATTGTGGATTCCGGCGGGAGTGATTGCCGTATTGATCGCTTTTTCTCGGCTTTATCTTTATGTGCATTATCCGAGCGACGTTTTGGCTGGCGCAATGATTGGAATTATGCTTGGATGGGTGGCTGTTTTTGTTACAAATAAGATCGGTGTAAAGTCTATGAATTCTTGCTCATAG
- a CDS encoding DUF368 domain-containing protein yields the protein MEDSVYKTEPTAKERKKGVPTAVGLRLLQGALIGLGAVLPGISGGVLCVVFGIYRTIMKLLSNPIQTFKKQYRVLIPLILGGGFGFVVVAKLLGFLLDRYPNPSVCLFVGLIGGMLLSLFREAEEKGRSKGSLISFGICFAVVFILLLSLNMIHITIMPNFIWYLFCGFCIALSIIAPGMSFSTLLMPLGLYTPLVTGIGNLDLDILIPSGVGAILTVILLAKAVNGLMEHHYSLVFHGIIGVVIAATIVIIPFRSFVESAASGGINLSCMAVGIVAALALDRFNRKIEIPAI from the coding sequence ATGGAAGATAGCGTGTATAAAACAGAGCCCACAGCCAAAGAGAGAAAAAAGGGCGTTCCAACGGCAGTGGGGCTCCGATTGCTACAAGGTGCACTGATTGGACTGGGTGCGGTTCTTCCGGGGATATCCGGAGGAGTCCTATGTGTTGTCTTCGGCATTTACAGAACCATCATGAAACTGCTCTCAAATCCAATCCAAACGTTTAAAAAACAGTATAGAGTGTTGATCCCACTGATTTTAGGAGGCGGATTTGGGTTTGTTGTCGTTGCGAAGTTGCTGGGATTTTTGCTGGATAGATATCCCAATCCCTCTGTGTGCCTGTTTGTGGGACTGATTGGAGGAATGCTGCTATCGCTCTTTCGGGAAGCTGAGGAAAAAGGTAGAAGCAAAGGCTCCTTGATTTCCTTTGGTATTTGCTTTGCGGTTGTGTTTATACTGCTTTTGAGTCTTAATATGATTCACATAACGATAATGCCGAACTTTATATGGTATCTGTTTTGTGGCTTTTGTATTGCGTTAAGCATAATTGCTCCGGGAATGAGCTTTTCCACGTTGCTAATGCCGTTGGGACTTTATACGCCTCTGGTAACGGGAATTGGAAACTTGGATTTGGATATTTTGATTCCGTCTGGAGTAGGAGCAATCTTGACGGTGATTTTGCTGGCAAAAGCGGTAAATGGACTGATGGAACATCATTATAGTTTAGTTTTTCATGGAATTATCGGTGTTGTTATAGCTGCAACTATTGTCATCATACCATTCAGGAGTTTTGTGGAAAGCGCCGCCTCCGGCGGTATTAATCTAAGCTGTATGGCAGTTGGAATTGTTGCTGCACTTGCACTCGATAGATTCAATAGAAAAATCGAAATACCTGCAATCTGA
- a CDS encoding zinc ribbon domain-containing protein: protein MKIENQKVNGFDKKYGESVPDQSGEKGMDNQERSRRDFEDLPVTQPTAGAKITLGIFGMICLAAFGIYWLTVSAWLYQAADKIGFHGFLWFLLALIGNLFAVILFVLVRSILCSKCDGCGRWQDRKNKYCISCGTAMFDSCPDCEAIYRNGTLYCSNCGRKLYDTGEARD from the coding sequence ATGAAAATAGAAAATCAAAAAGTCAATGGCTTCGATAAAAAATATGGAGAATCGGTTCCCGATCAGAGCGGAGAGAAGGGGATGGACAATCAGGAAAGATCCCGCAGAGACTTTGAGGATTTACCGGTTACGCAACCAACGGCAGGCGCGAAAATCACGCTGGGTATTTTCGGGATGATTTGCCTTGCAGCATTCGGAATTTATTGGCTGACAGTTTCCGCATGGCTGTATCAGGCGGCAGATAAGATCGGTTTCCACGGATTTTTATGGTTTCTATTGGCACTGATCGGAAACTTATTTGCAGTCATTTTATTTGTGTTGGTAAGGAGTATACTCTGTTCAAAATGCGATGGATGCGGTAGATGGCAGGACAGAAAAAATAAATATTGTATTTCCTGCGGAACGGCGATGTTTGATAGCTGTCCTGACTGTGAAGCCATATATAGAAACGGCACTCTTTACTGCTCCAACTGCGGTAGAAAACTGTATGACACAGGAGAAGCAAGAGATTAA
- a CDS encoding EamA family transporter has protein sequence MTSILAKCGIQKTDFTMATAIRTIVVLLFSWLMVFLADSQLQTASIDSKTLIFLLLSGLATGASWLCYFRALQIGDVNKVVPINKSSTILTIILAFVFLQESITVYSGIGVILIGVGTFMMVEKKDIQKPVKEGKSWLFYAIGSAVFASLTSILGKIGISGIESNLGTAIRTGVVLIVSWVMVFVTGKQKEFKRIPGKEFGFICLSGLATGGSWLCYYKALQDGLASVVTSIDKMSILVTIVFSRLVFHEKLSKKSIFGLADIVAGTAVMLIPSLFR, from the coding sequence CTGACTTCTATTCTTGCAAAATGCGGTATCCAAAAAACGGATTTCACCATGGCAACAGCAATCCGTACCATTGTAGTGCTTCTATTTTCATGGCTCATGGTATTCCTTGCTGACTCACAATTACAGACTGCCTCCATCGACAGCAAAACACTGATATTCTTGCTCCTGTCCGGATTGGCAACCGGAGCATCATGGCTGTGCTATTTCAGGGCGCTTCAGATTGGCGATGTCAATAAGGTAGTTCCCATTAATAAATCCAGCACGATTCTGACGATTATTCTGGCATTTGTCTTTTTACAGGAGAGCATTACGGTGTATAGCGGTATCGGTGTCATTTTGATAGGCGTCGGCACATTTATGATGGTTGAGAAAAAGGATATTCAGAAACCTGTGAAAGAAGGGAAGAGCTGGCTTTTTTATGCAATCGGTTCCGCCGTCTTTGCTAGCCTAACCTCCATCCTTGGTAAGATCGGTATTTCTGGTATAGAGTCAAATCTGGGGACGGCCATCCGTACTGGCGTGGTGTTGATTGTGTCGTGGGTTATGGTATTTGTAACAGGAAAACAGAAGGAGTTCAAGCGAATCCCTGGAAAGGAATTTGGCTTTATCTGTCTATCCGGACTTGCCACCGGAGGCTCATGGCTCTGCTATTACAAAGCACTGCAGGACGGACTTGCCAGTGTAGTGACTTCCATCGATAAGATGAGTATTCTTGTGACAATTGTTTTTTCCCGCTTGGTATTTCACGAGAAGCTTTCAAAAAAATCCATCTTTGGGCTTGCAGACATTGTTGCCGGAACGGCGGTTATGCTGATTCCGAGTCTGTTCAGATAA
- a CDS encoding response regulator, protein MAKILIVEDDTAIASIERDYLTIDGFEVEIAENGQLGFTKGCTGSYDLILLDLMLPGMDGFEVCRRLREKIEKDPANPHYIETVWGPDTGFEGSKYANSVCVWFGAVCWTDFYSCKMRYPKNGFHHGNSNPYHCSASIFMAHGIPC, encoded by the coding sequence ATGGCAAAAATACTGATCGTGGAAGATGACACTGCTATTGCCTCCATCGAGCGGGACTATCTCACCATCGATGGATTTGAAGTGGAGATCGCAGAGAATGGACAATTAGGGTTTACAAAAGGGTGCACGGGTTCTTACGACCTCATTCTGCTGGACTTGATGTTGCCGGGAATGGACGGATTTGAGGTCTGCCGGAGACTGCGGGAGAAGATCGAAAAAGACCCGGCGAATCCCCACTACATTGAAACAGTATGGGGGCCAGATACCGGTTTCGAGGGCAGTAAGTATGCGAATTCTGTTTGCGTTTGGTTCGGCGCTGTTTGCTGGACTGACTTCTATTCTTGCAAAATGCGGTATCCAAAAAACGGATTTCACCATGGCAACAGCAATCCGTACCATTGTAGTGCTTCTATTTTCATGGCTCATGGTATTCCTTGCTGA
- a CDS encoding HAMP domain-containing sensor histidine kinase, with protein sequence MLTNRFLTKFVFRRIEEPLDILTAGVHEIRDGNLNFRIQYDRQDEFLPICEDFNEMAVRLKESVTKIQQQEQNRKELLAGISHDIRSPLTSIQAYVEGLMDGVARTPKVQRSYLATIKTKVEDLDRMVSQLFLFSKMELGDYPENSIRLRLDEKIEAAVLEAKEEYKEHGLQLITDLTPVTVTADPIQLERVISNVMGNSLKYKEQEKGLLRISLIKNGATCTLTFDDDGPGVPEEALPHLFEAFYRSDPARQNPQKGSGLGLAIVKSIITHAGGSIQAKRSEFGGLKIEICLSCEEGSESDGKNTDRGR encoded by the coding sequence TTGTTGACAAACCGTTTCCTGACGAAGTTTGTTTTTCGGAGGATCGAGGAGCCGTTAGATATTCTGACAGCCGGTGTCCATGAGATACGGGATGGAAATTTGAATTTTCGTATCCAATATGACCGTCAGGATGAGTTTTTGCCGATATGTGAAGACTTCAATGAGATGGCTGTACGTTTAAAGGAATCCGTCACTAAAATCCAACAGCAGGAACAAAATCGGAAGGAACTTCTTGCCGGAATCTCCCACGATATTCGCTCACCCTTGACTTCCATTCAAGCGTATGTAGAGGGGCTGATGGACGGCGTAGCAAGGACGCCCAAGGTACAAAGGAGCTATCTTGCCACCATCAAGACAAAGGTGGAGGATCTGGATCGTATGGTATCTCAGTTGTTTCTGTTTTCTAAGATGGAGCTGGGGGACTATCCGGAAAACAGTATCCGGCTGCGGTTGGATGAAAAGATAGAGGCAGCGGTTTTAGAAGCGAAAGAAGAATACAAGGAACACGGCCTGCAGCTGATAACAGATCTGACACCCGTGACAGTAACAGCAGATCCGATCCAGCTTGAACGTGTGATATCCAATGTCATGGGGAACAGTCTGAAATATAAGGAACAGGAAAAAGGTCTGCTTCGTATTTCCTTGATAAAAAACGGTGCAACCTGTACGCTGACATTTGATGACGACGGCCCCGGCGTCCCAGAAGAGGCATTGCCACATCTGTTTGAGGCATTTTACCGCAGCGATCCTGCCAGACAGAATCCGCAAAAAGGCAGCGGTCTGGGTCTGGCAATTGTGAAGAGCATTATTACGCACGCCGGGGGAAGCATTCAGGCAAAGAGAAGTGAGTTTGGTGGGCTGAAGATTGAAATCTGTCTGTCCTGTGAGGAAGGGAGTGAATCAGATGGCAAAAATACTGATCGTGGAAGATGA
- the hcp gene encoding hydroxylamine reductase yields the protein MSEMFCFQCQQTAGNKGCTRVGVCGKQPETANLQDELICELIHLAETAMKNECRTKTSDRLLVDGLFTTLTNVNFDNASIRRFIDRIVSERKKLGGTQDCPKLELWKGETDIVSLRSTLLFGMKGMAAYAHHSMNLGYEDDEVTAWFYKGLCAVNEEHTVEEWLALIMEFGKVNLRCMELLDSANTGAFGTPVPTRVNVDIKAGPFIVISGHDLKDLAQLLEQTKDKGINIYTHGEMLPAHGYPELKKYSHLAGNFGTAWQSQQKEFENIPAPVLFTTNCLMPQRPSYRDRIYTTSVVGYDGLTHITADEHGNKDFTPLIEQALELGGYEHDRSMSGINGGHMLTTGFAHGAVLANAEKVVGAIKEGAIKHIFLVGGCDGAHPGRNYYTEFVKQTPMDTLVLTLACGKYRFNDLDLGEIGGLPRILDMGQCNDAYSAIKVALALADAFECSVNDLPLTLVLSWYEQKAVCILLTLLSLGIKNMYLGPTLPAFLSESVVKVLVDTYDLQPITAPEQDMDAILGRK from the coding sequence ATGTCTGAAATGTTTTGTTTTCAATGCCAGCAGACCGCGGGCAATAAAGGCTGTACCCGAGTCGGTGTTTGCGGTAAGCAGCCGGAAACCGCCAATTTACAAGATGAGCTTATTTGTGAGCTAATCCACCTTGCGGAAACCGCAATGAAAAATGAGTGCCGAACCAAAACATCCGATCGACTTTTGGTGGACGGTTTATTTACTACACTGACCAATGTGAATTTTGATAATGCTTCTATCCGCCGTTTTATTGATCGCATTGTTTCAGAGAGAAAAAAACTTGGCGGTACGCAGGATTGTCCAAAATTGGAATTGTGGAAAGGAGAAACTGATATTGTTTCCCTTCGTTCCACGCTGCTTTTCGGAATGAAAGGCATGGCGGCCTACGCCCATCACAGCATGAATCTGGGCTATGAAGATGATGAGGTGACTGCTTGGTTCTATAAGGGACTTTGTGCGGTCAATGAGGAACACACAGTGGAGGAATGGCTTGCTCTTATCATGGAATTCGGCAAAGTCAACCTCAGATGTATGGAGCTGCTGGACAGTGCCAATACGGGAGCTTTTGGAACGCCTGTCCCCACCAGAGTGAACGTCGATATCAAAGCAGGACCGTTTATTGTGATATCCGGCCATGATCTAAAGGATCTGGCACAGTTGCTGGAGCAAACGAAGGACAAGGGAATCAATATTTATACCCACGGCGAAATGCTGCCTGCACACGGATATCCAGAACTGAAGAAGTATTCTCATTTAGCAGGGAATTTTGGAACCGCATGGCAAAGCCAGCAGAAAGAGTTTGAAAACATTCCGGCTCCTGTGCTGTTTACCACCAACTGTCTGATGCCACAGCGTCCCAGCTATCGAGACCGCATCTATACGACTTCTGTAGTGGGCTATGATGGATTGACCCACATTACAGCAGATGAACACGGCAACAAGGATTTTACGCCGCTGATCGAACAGGCGCTGGAACTGGGAGGATATGAGCACGACCGCAGCATGAGCGGTATCAACGGTGGACATATGCTCACTACGGGTTTTGCACATGGGGCTGTTCTTGCCAATGCGGAAAAGGTCGTAGGCGCAATCAAAGAGGGAGCAATCAAGCATATTTTCCTTGTCGGCGGGTGTGACGGCGCGCATCCTGGACGGAATTATTATACAGAGTTTGTAAAGCAAACACCAATGGATACGTTGGTTTTGACACTTGCCTGCGGCAAATACCGTTTTAACGATTTGGATTTAGGCGAAATCGGAGGACTACCCCGTATTTTGGATATGGGTCAATGCAACGATGCATACAGTGCAATTAAAGTAGCGCTTGCCCTCGCAGATGCATTTGAATGCAGTGTCAACGATCTGCCGCTGACATTAGTTCTATCCTGGTATGAACAAAAAGCAGTTTGCATTCTTTTGACTCTGCTTTCCTTGGGAATTAAGAACATGTATCTTGGACCGACTCTTCCCGCTTTCCTCTCAGAAAGTGTTGTAAAAGTATTGGTTGACACCTATGATTTGCAGCCGATCACGGCTCCGGAACAGGATATGGATGCCATTCTAGGCAGGAAATAA
- a CDS encoding ferredoxin: protein MNVTIDRDGCIGCGLCVETCPVSVIRVEE, encoded by the coding sequence TTGAACGTTACAATTGATCGTGATGGATGTATTGGCTGCGGCTTATGTGTCGAAACCTGTCCTGTCTCAGTAATCAGGGTTGAGGAATAG
- a CDS encoding cupin domain-containing protein → MSVKIKNISQAEVHVLKEQLSYQEDQVISKTLAQNKAVSITLFSFAKGEEISTHESGGDAFVTCLDGVGKITIDGVDYLLHEGESIIMPAGHPHAVFGEEAFKMMLVVVF, encoded by the coding sequence ATGAGCGTAAAAATTAAAAATATCAGTCAGGCAGAGGTTCATGTATTAAAGGAGCAACTATCCTATCAAGAAGATCAGGTTATCAGTAAAACATTGGCGCAAAATAAGGCTGTAAGTATCACCTTGTTTTCTTTTGCCAAGGGCGAGGAGATCAGTACTCATGAATCCGGTGGGGATGCATTCGTTACCTGCCTGGATGGTGTTGGCAAGATTACCATTGACGGCGTAGATTACCTGCTTCATGAGGGGGAATCCATTATAATGCCTGCCGGACATCCCCATGCCGTGTTTGGGGAAGAAGCATTTAAAATGATGTTGGTTGTCGTGTTCTAA
- a CDS encoding MerR family transcriptional regulator, which produces MMQVCRELDMTYQTLKFYCNEGLVPNVKRDGNNRRIFDEKDVKWIKDLTCLKKCGMSIQEMKKYLDLCLQGESTILQRKEMLAKKQEALRASIKELEDSVAYIEWKQGFYDEVLSGKRPYVSNLIQGEK; this is translated from the coding sequence ATGATGCAGGTTTGTAGAGAATTGGATATGACCTATCAGACCTTGAAATTTTATTGCAACGAGGGGTTGGTTCCCAATGTCAAGCGGGATGGAAACAACCGCCGGATTTTCGACGAAAAGGATGTAAAATGGATTAAAGACCTTACCTGTTTGAAAAAGTGTGGTATGAGCATTCAGGAGATGAAGAAATACCTAGATCTGTGTCTTCAGGGGGAATCCACCATTCTCCAGCGTAAAGAAATGCTGGCGAAAAAACAGGAGGCATTGCGTGCGTCTATTAAAGAGTTAGAGGACAGCGTTGCCTATATTGAATGGAAGCAGGGGTTTTATGATGAAGTACTTTCGGGAAAACGACCTTATGTAAGTAACTTAATTCAAGGAGAAAAATAG
- a CDS encoding flavodoxin family protein, which produces MKVLLVNGSSRKKGCTNTALCEVERALLEEGIQTEQFFIGNEALPDCIACHKCKESGNCIFHDKVNAFVEMAKSADGFVFGSPVYFAHPSGRLLTFMDRAFYSGGNAFAFKPAAAVLSARRAGTTASFDVINKYFTICSMPVVSSTYWNHVYGQQPQEVQTDKEGLMTMYNIGKNMAWMLKCIDFGKRNGLNHPENQKVLTNFIR; this is translated from the coding sequence ATGAAAGTGTTACTTGTCAATGGCAGTTCTCGAAAAAAGGGTTGCACCAATACAGCCTTATGCGAAGTGGAACGCGCCTTACTGGAAGAAGGGATTCAAACCGAACAGTTTTTTATTGGCAACGAAGCTCTGCCGGATTGTATCGCCTGCCATAAATGCAAAGAAAGCGGAAACTGTATTTTTCATGATAAAGTCAATGCATTCGTGGAAATGGCAAAATCTGCGGATGGTTTTGTATTTGGCTCACCAGTATATTTCGCTCATCCCAGCGGCAGGCTGCTCACCTTTATGGATCGGGCCTTTTACTCTGGCGGCAACGCTTTCGCTTTTAAACCTGCCGCCGCCGTGTTGAGCGCAAGGCGGGCTGGTACAACAGCTTCCTTTGATGTCATCAACAAATATTTTACAATCTGCTCTATGCCGGTCGTATCCTCTACCTACTGGAATCACGTGTATGGACAACAGCCGCAGGAAGTTCAAACGGACAAAGAGGGATTGATGACCATGTATAACATCGGCAAGAATATGGCATGGATGTTGAAATGTATCGACTTTGGGAAGCGGAATGGCTTAAATCATCCTGAAAATCAAAAGGTCTTGACCAATTTTATACGATAA